CAGCCAGGGGCACCTGGCCAAAGTGCGCAGCTACATCGAACTGGGTCCGAAAGAAGGCGCCACCCTCGCGTGCGGCGGACTCGACACGCCCGACTTGCCCGAAGCCATGCGCAAAGGCAATTTCGTCCAGCCCACGGTGTTCGTCGACGTCGACAACCGCATGCGAATCGCGCAGGAAGAGATCTTCGGCCCGGTCGCCTGCCTGATTCCGTTCGACGACGAAGCCGACGCGATCAAACTCGCCAACGATATTTCCTATGGCCTGTCGAGCTACATCTGGACCGAGAGCACCGGCCGCGCGCTTCGTGTCGCCGCAGCCGTGGAAGCGGGAATGTGCTTCGTCAACAGTCAGAACGTGCGCGATCTGCGCCAGCCGTTCGGCGGCACCAAGGCATCGGGCGTTGGCCGTGAAGGCGGTACGTGGAGCTACGAAGTATTCCTCGAACCCAAGAACGTGTGCGTATCGCTCGGCTCTCATCACATCCCGCGCTGGGGTGTTTGAGACTCGGGTTATTTGCGCGGGGGGCATCGCGCCCGGGGGCGTATGGGGCTGTGGCTAACTTTTAGGGGACCAGAGTAAGGCGCTAAAGTACCAACTCTGGTCGAACGCCTTGCATGGGACCAGAGTAAGGCGCTAAAGCGCCAACTCTGGTCGACACAGGAGAACGTGATGGGCAAACTCGCGTTGGCAGCAAAAGTCACTCACGTGCCGTCGTTATATCTATCGGAGCTCGACGGTCCGCATAAGGGCTGCCGTCAAGCCGCCATCGACGGCCACCATGAAATCGGCAGGCGCTGCCGCGAATTGGGCGTGGATACGATCGTCGTCTTCGACGTGCATTGGCTGGTGAACAGCGAATACCACATCAATTGCGCGCCGAAATTCGAGGGCGTCTATACGAGCAACGAACTGCCGCATTTCATCAAGAACATGCCGTACGCGTATCCCGGCAATGTCGGACTCGGCGATCTGATCGCGGAAGTTGCGAATGAGATGGGCGTGAAGAGCCGCGCGCACAGCGAAACCACGCTCGAACTCGAGTACGGCACGCTGGTGCCGATGCGCTATATGAATAGCGACCAGCACTTCAGGACCGTCTCGGTAGCCGGCTGGTGCATGTGGCACGACCTCGAAACCAGCTCGCGCTTCGGCCTCGCGGTACGCAAGGCCATCGAGGAACGTTATGACGGCACCGTGGCGATTCTGGCGAGCGGTTCGTTAAGCCACCACTTCGCCAACAACGGCACTGCCGAGCAGTTCATGCACAAGGTGTGGAGCCCGTTCCTCGAACAGATGGATCGCAAGGTGGTCGAGTTGTGGGAGGCAGGCGACTGGAAAACCTTCTGCGAGATGCTGCCGCTTTACAACGAGAAATGCTGGGGCGAAGGCGGCATGCACGACACCGCGATGCTGCTCGGCGCGCTCGGTTGGGATCGTTACGACGGCAAGGTTGAAGTCGTCACGCCCTATTTCGGCAGTTCGGGCACCGGCCAGATCAATGCGATCTTCCCCGTGACGCCCCTGCCCGCTTAAGTCCTGGGAAAGGAGCTCGCCATGCCCCATTTGACACTCGAGTACAGCGCCAATCTTGCTGATGAAGCAAACATTGGGCAGCTTTGCACATCGCTCGCGGCTTGCCTTGACGCACAGCGCGAGAACGGCCAACGCGTTTTTCCGCTCGGCGGCATCCGCGTACGCGCCTTGCGCTGCGAGCAGTACTGCGTTGCCGACGGCCGGCCCGGCGCCGCCTTCCTGCATGCGAACCTGAAGATCGCCGCAGGCCGCTCGGACGCCGCTAAAAAGGCGACCGGCGACGCGCTGTTTGAAGCGATCAAACAGCACTTCGCCGCCGAGTTTGAACAACACGGCCTGGCGCTATCGCTGGAGATCAATGAATTCAGCGAAGCGGGCACGTGGAAACACAACAATTTGCACGCGCGACTGAAGACCTGATACCCGGGCTTGAAGCTTGAGGCTTGAGGCTTGAGGCTCCGGCCTGAGACCCGGGCTTGACGCTCCAGCCGAATATTCCGACCCGGTAGCTGGGCCTGGCAGCCGCTTAAAGAGAATCCATCATGCTAGACGAACAGACAATCCGCGATCTCGCGGCGCAACTCGACAACGCCGAGAAAACGCGCACCCAGTTGCGCCACTTTTCGGCCAAGTATCCGGAGATGACCGTACAGGACGGTTATGCGATCCAACGCGAGTGGGTGAAGCTCAAACTAGCCGAGGGCCATGTGATCAAGGGCCGCAAGATCGGCCTGACGTCGCGCGCGATGCAGCGTTCGTCGCAGATCGACGAACCCGACTATGCGCCGCTGCTCGACAGCATGTTCATCGAAAGCGGCCAGGACATCCGCGCCGACCGTTTCATTGCGCCGCGAGTGGAAGTCGAACTGGCTTTCGTGTTGAGCAAACCGTTGAAGGGTCCGGGCGTCACATTATTCGACGTTCTGGACGCCACGGCTTACGTGACCCCCGCCGTGGAGATTATCGACGCACGCATCGAACAATTCGACCGCGAGACGAAGGCGCCGCGCAAGGTCTACGACACCATCTCGGACTTCGCAGCCAATGCCGGCATCGTATTGGGTGGCCGTCCGGTGCGGCCGCTGGACGTCGACCTTCGCTGGGTTGGCGCTTTGCTTTACAAGAACGGCGCCGTGGAAGAAAGTGGACTCGCTGCCGCGGTGCTGAATCACCCGGCGACGGGCGTTGCCTGGCTCGCCAACAAGATTGCCCCATACGACGAAGTGCTGAACGCAAACGACGTGATTCTGAGCGGCTCCTTCACGAGCCCGATTCCGGCGCGAGCGGGCGACACGTTCCATGTCGACTATGGTCCGCTCGGCGGCATTGGTTTGAATTTCATTTGAGCGCATTTGAGTTGACCGACATGTCTCTACCGCAAAACACATTCAAGCGCGCGCTAGCCGAGGGCAAGCCGCAATTCGGCTTATGGGCGGCGCTTGCCGATGCGTACGTGACCGAACTGCTCGCCACGGCCGGCTTCGACTGGTTGTTGATCGACAACGAGCACGCTCCAAACGATGTCCGCAGCACGCTGGCGCAATTGCAGGCTGTGGCTGCCTACGCATCGCATCCGGTGGTGCGACCGGTGCGCAGCGACAGCGCGCTGATCAAGCAATTGCTCGACATAGGCGCACAGACCTTGTTGCTGCCGATGATCGACACGGCGGACCAGGCCACCGAAGCCGTCGCGGCGACGCGCTACCCGCCGCAGGGCATTCGCGGCGTGGGGAGTGCGTTGGCGCGGGCATCGCGCTGGAACCGGATACCGGACTACCTGAACACGGCGGCAGACGAGTTGTGCGTACTGGTCCAGGTGGAAACCGTGCAGGGGATGGAGAATCTGTCGGCGATTGCTGCGGTGGAAGGTGTTGACGGCGTATTTTTCGGACCCGCGGACCTGAGCGCATCGATGGGCTTGCTGGGCAAGCCGGGGGACGCGAGCGTACGCGAAGCGATTTGCAACGGCATAGGGAAAGTGCGGAACGCGGGCAAAGCAGCGGGCGTGCTTGCACCTGATTCGGGGATAGCCGCCGAATATCTGACGGCGGGCGCAACGTTTGTGGCGGTAGGAACAGACACGGGGTTGTTGAGCCGGGCAGCAGCAGATCTGGCGGCAGCATATAAGAAGACTGCGGGAGCAGCGGCGCCCGCAAAAGGTGGTTATTAGCGAAAGCCTCGAGGTTCCAAGACGTGATCTTCAGCGCCCGCAGCGCTGCCGGAGGCATGACACCTCTGTCACTACCACCCAATGCGCGAGAAAACAGATTGCTACAGATCGACAGTGGACCATTTTCGTCGGTTCCATGGGCCTCGTGTCCACTGATACACACTCCATTTTGATATCAAATCGCAGCACCTGGCCCCCGCTACCACACTCGTAGGCAAAGCACGCGCTTTGAGCTGGCCTCTCGGATAACACGGCTTACTGCTGCCGTTACGTGGACCGTCGGTAGTTTTTCGCACCCGCGAGCTTACTCGCTGCTGGCGCCGGCATCGGCGCTAACCGGCGTATAGATCGCGAGCTTTAGCGCGGGATCGTCGTTCGCCTGAAACGTCGCGTACTCGTAGCGCTGCGTGCCACGCTGCGCATGCACGATCACTTTCTGCCCCGACACGCCGCTGCGCACGTCGTGCGTGCTCCACCAATTCGCGAACTCGCGGCTGTTTGCGCACAGGCGCTCCACCAGTGCGACGAACGCCGGGTCGCCCGCATGGAGATCGTGGCTCGCGCGAAACAGCGCGATCATGCGGCGCGCCTCGTCGGACCAGTTCGCAGCGAAGAGCCGCCGCGCTTCGGGCTCTACGAACATGTAGATCAGGATGTTGCGGTTCGCTTCGGCGAGGCGATCGAAGCCGAACAGGTCCGCCGCGGCGGCATTCCACGCGAGGAGGTCCCAGCGCCGGCCGCTCACATAAGCGGGCAGGTCGAGACTTGCGACGAGCCGCTCGACGGCGGGCGGCACGCTCTCCCGCACGAACTCATGCGCTTCGTCGCGCCGCGCGAGCGCGCGCAGATGGGCTGCTTCGGCCTTGTCGAGCCGCAACGCCTGCGCAAGCGCATCGAGCGTCGCCTCCGAAGGGCTGACGGCGCGCCCCTGTTCCAGCCGCACGTACCAATCGACACCGATGCCTGCCAGTTCCGCAACCTCTTCACGCCGCAGGCCGGGGGTACGTCGGCGGCGGCCGCCGCTCAGGCCTGCGGCATCCGGTGTCAGCTTCCTGCGTCGGGAGCGCAGAAAGTCGCCGAACTGGGTTCGAGTCGTGGCGGTCATCGGTTGGTTGTGTGCAGAGAGGGGTATTGGGCAATCCTGGGAGCGTACCGGTCCTTGTT
This genomic stretch from Paraburkholderia caffeinilytica harbors:
- the hpaD gene encoding 3,4-dihydroxyphenylacetate 2,3-dioxygenase, translating into MGKLALAAKVTHVPSLYLSELDGPHKGCRQAAIDGHHEIGRRCRELGVDTIVVFDVHWLVNSEYHINCAPKFEGVYTSNELPHFIKNMPYAYPGNVGLGDLIAEVANEMGVKSRAHSETTLELEYGTLVPMRYMNSDQHFRTVSVAGWCMWHDLETSSRFGLAVRKAIEERYDGTVAILASGSLSHHFANNGTAEQFMHKVWSPFLEQMDRKVVELWEAGDWKTFCEMLPLYNEKCWGEGGMHDTAMLLGALGWDRYDGKVEVVTPYFGSSGTGQINAIFPVTPLPA
- a CDS encoding 5-carboxymethyl-2-hydroxymuconate Delta-isomerase, which encodes MPHLTLEYSANLADEANIGQLCTSLAACLDAQRENGQRVFPLGGIRVRALRCEQYCVADGRPGAAFLHANLKIAAGRSDAAKKATGDALFEAIKQHFAAEFEQHGLALSLEINEFSEAGTWKHNNLHARLKT
- the hpaH gene encoding 2-oxo-hept-4-ene-1,7-dioate hydratase codes for the protein MLDEQTIRDLAAQLDNAEKTRTQLRHFSAKYPEMTVQDGYAIQREWVKLKLAEGHVIKGRKIGLTSRAMQRSSQIDEPDYAPLLDSMFIESGQDIRADRFIAPRVEVELAFVLSKPLKGPGVTLFDVLDATAYVTPAVEIIDARIEQFDRETKAPRKVYDTISDFAANAGIVLGGRPVRPLDVDLRWVGALLYKNGAVEESGLAAAVLNHPATGVAWLANKIAPYDEVLNANDVILSGSFTSPIPARAGDTFHVDYGPLGGIGLNFI
- the hpaI gene encoding 4-hydroxy-2-oxoheptanedioate aldolase, whose translation is MSLPQNTFKRALAEGKPQFGLWAALADAYVTELLATAGFDWLLIDNEHAPNDVRSTLAQLQAVAAYASHPVVRPVRSDSALIKQLLDIGAQTLLLPMIDTADQATEAVAATRYPPQGIRGVGSALARASRWNRIPDYLNTAADELCVLVQVETVQGMENLSAIAAVEGVDGVFFGPADLSASMGLLGKPGDASVREAICNGIGKVRNAGKAAGVLAPDSGIAAEYLTAGATFVAVGTDTGLLSRAAADLAAAYKKTAGAAAPAKGGY
- a CDS encoding helix-turn-helix transcriptional regulator, whose protein sequence is MTATTRTQFGDFLRSRRRKLTPDAAGLSGGRRRRTPGLRREEVAELAGIGVDWYVRLEQGRAVSPSEATLDALAQALRLDKAEAAHLRALARRDEAHEFVRESVPPAVERLVASLDLPAYVSGRRWDLLAWNAAAADLFGFDRLAEANRNILIYMFVEPEARRLFAANWSDEARRMIALFRASHDLHAGDPAFVALVERLCANSREFANWWSTHDVRSGVSGQKVIVHAQRGTQRYEYATFQANDDPALKLAIYTPVSADAGASSE